The Acidobacteriota bacterium DNA window TCATCCGCCGCTTGCAACGTGACGTGAAAGAGCGCGGGCGTTCGGTCGAATCGGTGATCAAACAGTATTTGGAAACGGTGCGCCCCATGCACAGGCAATTTGTCGAGCCGTCCAAACGGCACGCCGATGTGATCATCCCCGAAGGCGGCCATAACGAAGTCGGTATTGATTTGATCTCCGGCAAGATCAGAGCCAAGTTGCAGGAAGAACTGGAAAAGGTGAGGTTGTAAGATGGGCAGCAGCAGTCACGAGCAACGCAAACAGGCAGCAACGCGCGCCTTGGTTGAGAGCGCCAAACAAGTGCGTGAACGCGCGCACGCGCCGTTTTCCGATTTCAAAGTCGGCGCGGCGCTTGAAACCGCCGATGGCCGCGTGTTCACGGGTTGCAACGTCGAGAATTCAAGTTACGGCTTGAGCATCTGCGCCGAACGCGTGGCCCTCTTCAAAGCCATTTCGGAAGGCGTGCGCGAGTTCACCCGCATCGCCGTGATCGCCGATACGCCCGCCGGGATGCCGGTGCGCCCGTGCGGCGCCTGCCGCCAGGTGATTTCGGATTTGATGGGCGGCGAGGCTGAAGTCGTCATGGCGAATCTGCGCGGCGAGATCGAAACGCAACAGGTCAAAGAATTGTTGCCTGCGCCATTTGATCGTAATTTTTTGTAGCCGAGTGTCCATAACCAAGAGATGCAAGACCATGCTCAAGCAAGCTAAATCGAAGCAACCGACTTCGGCACACGCCGGTTTATCAGAGCGTTGCAGCAGCGGGTGTTTAGAGTTCCGCCTTCAGGCGGTCAGCGCGCCGCAGGTGCGCCAAACCGGTGCTACGCGCCGCCGACCGCCTGAAGGCGGAACTCTGAACACCCGCGCGCCGAGGTGCATGTTTCGGCTGGTTTTCCAACCGCAGTTGTTTCAGTTTAGCGCGCTCACTTTGCTTTTCCTGGCGTTGTTCTCGTTGACGGCGCGCGCGCAAAACAATCGTCTTGATCTATTGATCATCAACGGCACGGTCGTCACGCTGGATGGCGAGCGGCATTTGTACGATAACGGCTTCGTTGCTATTCGCGGTGCGCGCATCGTCGAAGTCGGCGAGATGGCGGCGCTCAAGCGCAAAGGTTATACAGCCAAGCAAACGCTGGACGCGCGCGGCAAAGCCGTCCTGCCCGGCTTGATCAATACGCACACGCATCTGCCGATGGTGCTTTATCGCGGCATCGCTGACGATTTGAATTTGCAGGAGTGGCTGACCAAATACATCTTTCCCGCCGAAGCCAAAAATACGACCAAAGACTTTGTCATCTGGGGCACACGGCTCGGGCTAATCGAATTGATTCGCGGCGGCACGACGACCTACGCCGACATGTATTACTTCGAGGACGCGATGGCCGCCGAAACCAAACGCGCGGGCGTGCGCGGCGTGCTGGGCGAGACGCTGATTGATTTCCCCGCACCCGACAACAAAACGTGGGCCGAAGCTGTGAGTTACACCGAGGCCTTTTTGAAAAAGTGGAAGGGTGATGCGTTGATCGTGCCCGCCGCCGCGCCGCACGCGGCTTACACCGTCAGCACCGAGCACCTCAACGAAGTGCGCGCGCTGGCGGAAAAGTACGACGCGCCGATTCTGACCCACATCGCCGAAGCGCCGACTGAAATCGAAGACATCCGCAAACGTTATAACGCGCGCCCCGTCGAATACCTGGAACGCATCGGCTTCCTTTCGTCCCGCGTCTTGGGCGCGCACGTGGTGCACGTGAACGACGCCGAGATTGCCACGCTCAAAGCGCGCGAAGTCGGTATTGCGCACTGCCCGCAATCCAATATGAAGTTGAGTTCCGGCACCGCCCCCGTTCCGCAAATGTTGGCGCAAGGTTTGCGGCTGGGTTTGGGCACCGACGGCGCGGCCTCGAACAACGATTTGAATCTGTGGGAAGAGATGGACACGGCGGCCAAATTGCACAAGCTGATTTCAATGCAGCCGACCGTGGTGACGGCGCGCGAGGCGTTGGAGATGGCGACCCTGGGCGGCGCGCGCGCCTTGCATCTGGAAAAGGAAATCGGTTCATTAGAAGCAGGGAAGCGCGCCGACGTCATCGTGGTTGGGCTGGATGCGCCACACCAGACACCGCGCTATAATCTGTACTCCCATCTGGTTTATGCGACGAAGGCCTCCGACGTGAGCGACACCATCGTCAATGGCCGCGTGTTGATGCGCCAGCGGCGGCTGTTGACGTTGGATGAAACGACGGTCAAAGCGCGCGCGAATGAATATCAGCGGCGCGTGAGCCGGAGCTTGCAGAATTAAACGATCAGCGTGAGCACCGAATTGTTGAGTATGCGTATGCGTGATTCCAATTTTAAGCGGCTGTTGTTTGTGCTGGCTGCGGCGGCCCTTATCGGTGCGCCTGCGGCCTGGGCGCGGCAGGGCCAAGCTGCTCCTGCGCCGGTCAAACGGCCCGCCAACCCGCAACCCAAGCCCGCGACGACGACGACAAAATCTGTCGCAACGACTACGAAACCGGTTACTGGAGCGACTACCAACGCTGCGAGCAAGAAAGCCACGCCCACCCCAACGCCTAAACCTGGCACCGCGCCAGTAGCACCGCAGGAGTCAAAACCGGAGGTCGCGGCGGAGCAATTGATCGAACAGGGCAAGGTGCTTTACAAGGCGAACAAGTTCCCGCAAGCGCAGGCCAAGTTTGAAGCCGCGCTCAAACTGGAACCGGAACGTGATGACGCGCTGGGGCTGGCGGCGGATTTGGCGTACCGGCTGGATGATCAGCTCAAAGCGCGCACCTGGTTTTTGCGGCGCGCTGAATTGCCGAATCAGAAAGACTCAATTCGCGCTTACTGTTTTTACCGCGCCGCCCTGTCGTTTTGGCGCGAAGCTCATGATGCCATTGCCATGAATGGTAGCTACAAAGACGGCCAGACGACCTTCAAGCTGCCGGACAAACAGGTGGCGGAAGTCGAAGAACAATTGACCAGCGGGTTGTATTACGCCGAACGCGCCATTGCCAGCATCGCGAATTTTACCGAAGCGCATACGTTGAAAAGTTTGCTGCACAGTGAGCATGCGTTCATCACCGAGGCGGCTAAGAAAGTCGAAGAGCACCAACGCCAGAGCCTGAAATCTTTGCGCCGGGCGTTGGAACTGGTCAAAGACAAAGACCCAAAGACGCTCTCCGCCGACTTCGGCAGCCCTACCGTGATCATCGGTGAATTCGCCCCTACCAAAGCGGATGAGGATAAAGCGCCCGCGCCGGATCACAAATTGGTCGAGGGCGGCGAAGTGCTGAAACGCGCAACCCCGGTTTTTCCTTCAATCCTGCCGGCCAAAAACGCCGCTGGCGGTGATAACACCACGGGCGTCACCAAAGACGGTGGAGCCGTTTCGCTGGGTGGTGGCCGGGGCGCGCTGACCGCCGCATATGCGCCGGGCAAGGTGAAAGTGGAAGTGCTGGTTTCGATGCTCGGTGACGTCGTGTTCGCGCACGTTGTCCAAGGCCGCTCCGATCTCAATGCCGCCGCCATCACGGCGGCGCGTAAGTGGAAATTCAAACCGGCGACGTTTGAAGGCAAGCCCGTGCAATTGAGCGGCGTGATTACCTTCGACATGCGACCGGGCCGCCCCGCCGCTACGCCGACACCGAAGCCGTAAGGAAAACTGGAAGCACAAACGCAAGAGCACGCCTCAGCATGAATTGCTGAGGCGTGCTCTTGCGTTTGTCTACCCGCCTTCCTTAACAAAACGTTAGCGCGGTCGGGTAGTGTTGGGCAGGGTGAGTGCTGGTAAATTCAGCGGCCATGGTGGGAGTGAAAAGGCCTGCCGCTGGTATTCGCGCGCTTTGGCTTGCTCGCCGAGCGCGGCGAAATTCAAGGCCAACTGCGTGAGCGTATAGGCTTCGCGCTCGCGGTCTTTGAGTTCGCGCCAAATGTTCAGGGATTGGGTGAGCAATTCAACGGCTTTTTTCCTGTCGTTGCGGGCGGCTTGCAGTTCACCCAAGGTCATCAGCGTGGCGGCTTCGCGCGGGCGGTCACCCACCGTGCGCAAGAGCGGCAGGCTTTGTTCATAACTGGCCAACGCGTTGGGCGCATCGCCGAGGGCCTGATAAACGAAGCCGAGATTGCTGAGCGTGATGGCTTCGTTGCGCTGGTCGCCGAGCGCGCGACGTAACGCGAGCGCCGCTTGAAAAGTGTCCAGCGCGCGCGCTTTGTCATCGGTGCTGAGGTACAACGTCGCCAGACTATTGAGCGTTAACGCCTCGCCGCGTTTGTCACCGCTGGCGCGCCGCAATGACAAAGTGTCTTGATAAAGCTTGAATGCTTCAGTGAACTGCCCCTGACTGGCTTGCAGGTTGGCTAGATCATTGAGCGTGGCCGCTTCGCCGCGCATGTCTTTCAGTTCACGCCAGAGCACGAGAGCCTGGTTGAGGTACGCCAGGGTACGCGCGGGTTGCCGTAAGGCGTCGCTGATGAAGGCCAGATTGCTCAGCGTCACCGCTTCGCCACGCCGGTCTTCGGCTTTGCGCCAGAGTGGCAGCGACTGCTCACAGGCTTTAGAGGCTTCGTCCCACTGCCTGGCCTTGGCTAAGAGGTTGCCGATGGTATTGAGCGCCGACGCCTGGCCGAGCGCATCATCACTTTCGCGCCAGAGCGCGAGTGCTTGTGCATAGTTTTCCAGCGCCTGCTGTGCTTGTCCTTGCTCTTCGTTGACTTTGCCTAGGTTGTAAAGATTCGCCGCCGAACCGCGATCTGCTGTGAGGATGGGATTGTTGACCGCGCCGCCGTCCTTGGTCGAAGCGGTGGCCGTCGCCCCCAAAGGACGCAAGAGTCCCGCCGTTTGCACCAATAGTCGGGCCTGGTTGAAATAGGTTTGCGCCGCGCGCCGGTCACCCAGGGCTTCAGACAAACGGCCCAAGTGGTTCAAACTTTCGGCTTCACTGATACGGTCGCCCGCATTGCGCCAATGCGGCAGCGATTCTTTGTAATAACCGATGGCCTGGCGGCGGTCGCCCAGGGCATCGGTGATTTCAGCCATCAGCTTTAAGGTGCGGGCAATCTCGTTGGCCTCGCCCGCCGCGCGCCAGAGTTTGAGGGCCTCGCCATACTTCGCCAGACTGGTCCGCAAGGCTTCAGAAGTGCCCGCTGTGCGCGCGCTTTGTGCCTCTTCCGCCAGGCGCGTTGCCAGCATCGTGCGTTCAGATCGTTTCAAATTTCGCGGCGGTTGCGGGCTGGTTGTGTATGGCAGGCTGAGCCGATAGGTTTCGCCAAAATCGCTAAACGAAGGCGAGAGGGTGGGGACATGCAATGTGAAAGAACCGGTGCCAGGTACCGCGCTTGAGCCTGCCGCAGAGCCTGAACCAGTTTTGCCGGGCGCGGCAGGGTTGGGCGGATTGCCTTTGGATTGCTTGGCCGGTGGCAACGGAACTTGTCCAAAAACGGCGAGTGTGCTGCCAAGCAAGATGGCCTGCGCCAGCCAAAATCGCAACCCGGACGTGCGCCCAATTCCACCCGTGCCGAACTGAATCTGTTGATTGTTCATCCTGAAACCTGCCCGTCTCTTTCTGGAAAATTGCCGGTGCAAGGCTAACAAAAATGTTCTATGTTAGCTATGTAAATAACAGAGAGTTCTTGGAGAGGCGGTCAACGGCACCTTGTGCGCAACCGTTGCGAGAAGCTGGCAGAGACTGTGTGAGGGAGAATAGCTTGGAGAGAGCAAGAGCCGGGCGCTTAGTGAGAAACTACGCGCCCGGCTCTTGTGATTTATGCAGGCCGGAGTACCTCAGTGGTCGCCCAGCCGCAGTACGAGACCGGTTGAAAGCCGGAAGTTATTCGAGTCGTCAAGACTGTCATGCACGTATACGTAATCCGCTTGGAAGAGCCGGATGGCCAGATGCTTGGCGATGTGCGCATCCAACCCGCCGCCCACGGCCAACGCAAAGTCAGCCTCGCTGGTGCTTACCCGGCCAGTCGCCGTGCGCGCCGAAACGTGACTGCGTGCCGCGCCGAGCAAGAGGTGCCCAAACGGCTGCCATACGTCGTTCTTGCGATAGGCGACTTGCGGCCCCACCAGGAACAGATGGGCGCTGACGTCAGCACGCACGCCGGGGCTGAGTTGGACGTCGCCATAGTGACCGCTGAAATCAGCCTTCACCCCGAACCATTTGTTCAAGTTGCCGGTGACTGACGCGTTCCAGCCGTGTAAGTCCAGATCGAGTGCATCATCCGTGTGTAGATACGAATAGCCGCCGAAGATCTCGACCTTGGGTTTGTCTTGTGCAAGTGCGGCCAGCGGCAACAACAACAACAAGCTGGCGGCAACGAATAGTTTTCGCATATTTGGTTTCCTCCGTAAAATTCAAGCCTAGCGGGTCATGTGTTTGTGAGCGAACAATCAACAGCAGCGTCGGGGCCTGAAGCGAACTGTGATGAGGAAGTGAAATTCGTTAGGTGACAGATCAATTTGTTAGTGGCCAATTCGTAACTGATCATCGTTTGGCCATCGTTTGGATTGAACGCCTGCTGATCTTCGTCAAGCTAAGTGAGCCATTACCGTTGTGTACATCGGGGCTGCTCAACGGCGCGCTAATTATCTGCAATTCGGCCTGGATTGCAAGTTAAAATTTAGCAGCCGTTGGAGTTAGCCAAAGCGCCCCAAGGTTGTGCCGCTGACTCGCGTTGGCGCTTGGATTGGCGTATGCTGCGCGCCGATGAACTCGGCAAGTCATCACCAGCAATTTTGCGGAGGGAAGCAATGCTACTTCACTTAACCGTGCAAGCAGGAAGTGCCGCAGGTGTGCGGCGTAGCCTGGAACAGACCGCCAACGCGCGTCTGACCCTGGGCCGTAGTGCTGAATGCGCCTGGCAATTCGATGCGCCGATGGTTTCAGGGCAACACGCCTTTGTGCACGCCGAAGATGACGGTTTCTATCTGACCGATCAAAACAGCACCAACGGCACGCTGGTGAATGGCGTGCGCATTCAACGTGTACATCTGCGGGCGAGCGATGTCATTCAACTTGGTTACAACGGCCCGCAACTGCGTGTCGAACTCGAACGCACCCAAGCAGCACCCGCGCCCTTTGATGCATTTGCCACAGTGCCCGCGCCGCCCCAGGCGCCGCCGCTTGCCCCAGCGCCGCCCTCGGCGTTTGCCAATGTCGGTTTGTATGACCCGGACAAAGATGCGGGCAAAGCGCCGCGCTCAATTGGGCTGGGGTGCGCCGCGCTCTTTGGCGGCTTGCTGGCGTTCTTGGTGCTGGTGTTGACGGTGTCGAGCCTGGGCATCATTCCGAGTTTCATCGGCGCGCTGACGGCCTTTATCCCGGCAGTGGCGTATCTGCTTATCTTCCTCTGGCTGGATCGGTACGACCCTGAGCCGTTTGCGCCGCTGGCCTTCGCGTTTGCCTGGGGTTCACTGTTCGCCATCTTTGTTTCAGGTATTTTCAACAGCGTCTTTGGCTCGGCTGCCATCTCGGCGCTGGGGTCTTCAACGGGCGATACGCTGACCGGCATCATCTCTGCGCCCTTTATCGAGGAAGCCACCAAGGGACTGGGCGTGCTGGTGATCTGGGCGGTCTTCCGCAAAGATTTCGACAGCGTGGTGGATGGTATCGTTTACGCGGGCGTCGTGGCGTTGGGTTTCGCCGCCGTCGAGAATGTGGATTATTACGGGCGCGCCTTTACCGAGGGCAGCTTTGCCGGACTGTTCAGCACCTTCATTCTGCGCGGCGTGCTCTCGCCCTTTTCGCACGTCTTGTTCACCAGCATGACCGGCATCGGCTGCGGCATTGCGCGCGAGACGCACAATGCCGCCGTGAAATGGTTTGCCCCCTTGGCCGGCTACCTCGGCGCAATGTTTTTGCACGCGCTCTGGAACACGCTGGCCTCGTTCAGCAGCCAGGTGTTTTTCACGGGTTATTTCATTTTCCAGATGCCCCTGTTCCTGGCCTTCATGGGCTTGCTCGTCTATCTGGTCAGACGCGAAGGCCGCATCTTGCGCATGACGCTTGCCACCGAAGTGCAACGCGGCTTGATCACGCAACAGCAACTCGACACGGTGGTCTCGGTCTTCCGCCGTTCGGGCTGGGTCTGGTCGTCCCTGGGGAACGCCACCCAGATGAATGCACGGCGGCAGTTTTTGCGCGCGGTCGCCAAACTGGGGTTGTGTTACTGGCACGTTGACCGTGCTGTGGCGGCGCAGTCCCAAACGACGAGTTTCACCTTGATCCCGAAATTACAGGCGGAGGTCTTTGGGCTGCGCGACCAGATTTGAAAACAACAGGCCAGATTCAGCGGCTTGCGTTTGAATTGGGCCTGCGCTCGTGCCGAATGAGGCAGGAGTTGTTTGTCGGACGAGAGAACGCTGCCGTGATGGATGGCGCGGGGAAGATGAATTGGCTGTCGCGGCGGTAGACGAAGTATCACCTGATCAAATAGCGCTGGGAGCGCGGTCGTCCCGACCGCAGGAAAAAGAAACCGCGCTGCTTCCTTAGCTACGCAAGCTTTAACTTGTATAGACGAAAAGGTACTTTGATCGTATGCGCATACTGACCCTCAATCTCAACGGCATTCGTTCGGCGACCGCGAAAGGCGTCGTCTCCTGGCTGGCGGAAACGCGGGCCGATGTGATCTGTTTGCAGGAAGTGCGGGCTTTGCCGGCCCAAATCCCGCCCGAATGGCAGACGCTGGGCTATCACGCCGAGTGGTATCCGGCGGAAAAGCCCGGCTACAGCGGCGTGGCGGTGCTGTCGAAAACCAAACCGAAGCGCGTGACGCGCGGCATCCAATGCGACCGCGATCACGAGGGCCGTGTCTTGCAGGTGGATTTCAAAGACGTGAGCGTCGTTTCGACATATATTCCCTCGGGCACGAGCAGCCCGGAGCGGCTGGCGATCAAGCTGAAATTCATGGACGAGTTCCTGGCGCATTGCCAACGGCTGCGCAAAAGCAAACGCGAGCTGGTGTTTTGCGGCGACTTCAATATCGCGCACAAACAAATTGATCTGAAAAACTGGCGCGGCAATCAAAAGAACAGCGGCTTCCTGCCCGAAGAGCGCGCCTGGCTGGATAGCTTCCTGGGCGTCGGCTATCACGACACCTTCCGGCACTTGGTCGGCCCCGAAGCCGTGCATTATTCGTGGTGGTCAAATCGCGGCAATGCGCGCGCCAACAACGTTGGATGGCGCTTGGATTATCACCTCGCGACGCCGGGGCTGAATAAGATCGCGCATTCGCCGGTCATTCACGGCGACCAGTTTTTTTCGGATCACGCGCCGGTCGTGATTGATTACGCGGTCTAACGCGCTTGCCCATGCGAATCCTGCAAATCAGCACCTGCGATCAAGCGGGCGGCGCTGAAAAAGTCGCCTACGATCTGCACACCGCCTATCGCCAGCGCAGCCATCAAGCGCATCTGGCGGTCGGTCATAAAAAGCTGAATGACCCTGATGTCAGCCTGATCAATCACAACGCCTATCGCCCAGCTTGGACACGGTTCTGGCGCGCGCAACAACTCGCGCTTTGCCAAAAGGAAATTCACGTCGCGCCCGTGTTGGCGGGCTGGTTGGCCGATGCGGCGGAACCGCGCGCGTGGTGGGAGCGCACGCGCGGGCTGGAAAATTTCGACTATCCCGGCGCTTGGCATGTGCTCGACTTGCCGCCACAGCGCCCGCAGGTCGTGCACGCACATAACCTGCACGGCAAGTATTTCGATTTGCGCGCCCTTGCAGCGCTCAGTCAACAAGTGCCGACGTTCGTCACGCTGCACGACGAATGGATGCTCACGGGGCATTGCGCCTACACGTTTGGCAGCGAGCGTTGGCGGACAGGCTGCGTGGATTGCCCGGACTTGGCAATCAACCCGGCGCTGACGCGCAACACCACCGCGCAAAACTGGCGGCGCAAACAGCGCATCTATCAGCAAGCCAAACTTTATATTGCCGCGCCGAGCCGCTGGTTGTTGGCTGAAGCGCTCGATTCGATTCTGCATCCGGCGCTCATTGAGACGCGCCACATTCCCAATGGCGTGGCGCTCGAAACCTTTCACCCCGGCGACAAACAGGCGGCGCGGGCGGCCTTGCAACTACCGCAAGACGCGGACATCGCGCTCTTCGTCGCCAACAGCACGGTCAGCAATCCTTTCAAGGATTACGCCACGCTCGAAGCGGCTATCGAATGCGTTGCCGCGACCCGGCCACCGCGCGAAACGGTCTTCGTCAATTTGGGTGAAGCTGGAATGGAGAAACAGATCGGGAATGTGACTGTGCGCTTTGTCGGCTATCAACGCGAACCGCAGCAGGTTGCCCGCTTTTACCAAGCGGCGGATGTTTACCTGCACGCCGCCCGCGCTGAAAATTTCCCCTGCACAATTCTCGAAGCCCTGGCTTGCGGCACAC harbors:
- the cdd gene encoding cytidine deaminase; amino-acid sequence: MGSSSHEQRKQAATRALVESAKQVRERAHAPFSDFKVGAALETADGRVFTGCNVENSSYGLSICAERVALFKAISEGVREFTRIAVIADTPAGMPVRPCGACRQVISDLMGGEAEVVMANLRGEIETQQVKELLPAPFDRNFL
- a CDS encoding amidohydrolase, coding for MFRLVFQPQLFQFSALTLLFLALFSLTARAQNNRLDLLIINGTVVTLDGERHLYDNGFVAIRGARIVEVGEMAALKRKGYTAKQTLDARGKAVLPGLINTHTHLPMVLYRGIADDLNLQEWLTKYIFPAEAKNTTKDFVIWGTRLGLIELIRGGTTTYADMYYFEDAMAAETKRAGVRGVLGETLIDFPAPDNKTWAEAVSYTEAFLKKWKGDALIVPAAAPHAAYTVSTEHLNEVRALAEKYDAPILTHIAEAPTEIEDIRKRYNARPVEYLERIGFLSSRVLGAHVVHVNDAEIATLKAREVGIAHCPQSNMKLSSGTAPVPQMLAQGLRLGLGTDGAASNNDLNLWEEMDTAAKLHKLISMQPTVVTAREALEMATLGGARALHLEKEIGSLEAGKRADVIVVGLDAPHQTPRYNLYSHLVYATKASDVSDTIVNGRVLMRQRRLLTLDETTVKARANEYQRRVSRSLQN
- a CDS encoding energy transducer TonB, whose translation is MRDSNFKRLLFVLAAAALIGAPAAWARQGQAAPAPVKRPANPQPKPATTTTKSVATTTKPVTGATTNAASKKATPTPTPKPGTAPVAPQESKPEVAAEQLIEQGKVLYKANKFPQAQAKFEAALKLEPERDDALGLAADLAYRLDDQLKARTWFLRRAELPNQKDSIRAYCFYRAALSFWREAHDAIAMNGSYKDGQTTFKLPDKQVAEVEEQLTSGLYYAERAIASIANFTEAHTLKSLLHSEHAFITEAAKKVEEHQRQSLKSLRRALELVKDKDPKTLSADFGSPTVIIGEFAPTKADEDKAPAPDHKLVEGGEVLKRATPVFPSILPAKNAAGGDNTTGVTKDGGAVSLGGGRGALTAAYAPGKVKVEVLVSMLGDVVFAHVVQGRSDLNAAAITAARKWKFKPATFEGKPVQLSGVITFDMRPGRPAATPTPKP
- a CDS encoding tetratricopeptide repeat protein; protein product: MNNQQIQFGTGGIGRTSGLRFWLAQAILLGSTLAVFGQVPLPPAKQSKGNPPNPAAPGKTGSGSAAGSSAVPGTGSFTLHVPTLSPSFSDFGETYRLSLPYTTSPQPPRNLKRSERTMLATRLAEEAQSARTAGTSEALRTSLAKYGEALKLWRAAGEANEIARTLKLMAEITDALGDRRQAIGYYKESLPHWRNAGDRISEAESLNHLGRLSEALGDRRAAQTYFNQARLLVQTAGLLRPLGATATASTKDGGAVNNPILTADRGSAANLYNLGKVNEEQGQAQQALENYAQALALWRESDDALGQASALNTIGNLLAKARQWDEASKACEQSLPLWRKAEDRRGEAVTLSNLAFISDALRQPARTLAYLNQALVLWRELKDMRGEAATLNDLANLQASQGQFTEAFKLYQDTLSLRRASGDKRGEALTLNSLATLYLSTDDKARALDTFQAALALRRALGDQRNEAITLSNLGFVYQALGDAPNALASYEQSLPLLRTVGDRPREAATLMTLGELQAARNDRKKAVELLTQSLNIWRELKDREREAYTLTQLALNFAALGEQAKAREYQRQAFSLPPWPLNLPALTLPNTTRPR
- a CDS encoding outer membrane beta-barrel protein; the protein is MRKLFVAASLLLLLPLAALAQDKPKVEIFGGYSYLHTDDALDLDLHGWNASVTGNLNKWFGVKADFSGHYGDVQLSPGVRADVSAHLFLVGPQVAYRKNDVWQPFGHLLLGAARSHVSARTATGRVSTSEADFALAVGGGLDAHIAKHLAIRLFQADYVYVHDSLDDSNNFRLSTGLVLRLGDH
- a CDS encoding PrsW family intramembrane metalloprotease; protein product: MLLHLTVQAGSAAGVRRSLEQTANARLTLGRSAECAWQFDAPMVSGQHAFVHAEDDGFYLTDQNSTNGTLVNGVRIQRVHLRASDVIQLGYNGPQLRVELERTQAAPAPFDAFATVPAPPQAPPLAPAPPSAFANVGLYDPDKDAGKAPRSIGLGCAALFGGLLAFLVLVLTVSSLGIIPSFIGALTAFIPAVAYLLIFLWLDRYDPEPFAPLAFAFAWGSLFAIFVSGIFNSVFGSAAISALGSSTGDTLTGIISAPFIEEATKGLGVLVIWAVFRKDFDSVVDGIVYAGVVALGFAAVENVDYYGRAFTEGSFAGLFSTFILRGVLSPFSHVLFTSMTGIGCGIARETHNAAVKWFAPLAGYLGAMFLHALWNTLASFSSQVFFTGYFIFQMPLFLAFMGLLVYLVRREGRILRMTLATEVQRGLITQQQLDTVVSVFRRSGWVWSSLGNATQMNARRQFLRAVAKLGLCYWHVDRAVAAQSQTTSFTLIPKLQAEVFGLRDQI
- the xth gene encoding exodeoxyribonuclease III, translating into MRILTLNLNGIRSATAKGVVSWLAETRADVICLQEVRALPAQIPPEWQTLGYHAEWYPAEKPGYSGVAVLSKTKPKRVTRGIQCDRDHEGRVLQVDFKDVSVVSTYIPSGTSSPERLAIKLKFMDEFLAHCQRLRKSKRELVFCGDFNIAHKQIDLKNWRGNQKNSGFLPEERAWLDSFLGVGYHDTFRHLVGPEAVHYSWWSNRGNARANNVGWRLDYHLATPGLNKIAHSPVIHGDQFFSDHAPVVIDYAV
- a CDS encoding glycosyltransferase, translated to MRILQISTCDQAGGAEKVAYDLHTAYRQRSHQAHLAVGHKKLNDPDVSLINHNAYRPAWTRFWRAQQLALCQKEIHVAPVLAGWLADAAEPRAWWERTRGLENFDYPGAWHVLDLPPQRPQVVHAHNLHGKYFDLRALAALSQQVPTFVTLHDEWMLTGHCAYTFGSERWRTGCVDCPDLAINPALTRNTTAQNWRRKQRIYQQAKLYIAAPSRWLLAEALDSILHPALIETRHIPNGVALETFHPGDKQAARAALQLPQDADIALFVANSTVSNPFKDYATLEAAIECVAATRPPRETVFVNLGEAGMEKQIGNVTVRFVGYQREPQQVARFYQAADVYLHAARAENFPCTILEALACGTPVVATAVGGIPEQISEGITGFLVPIKDHAALAARVTELFADAAKRYRMGAAAVGHAHEYFSLDRQVAAYLDWYQAVALDDKNTQR